One genomic region from Lysobacterales bacterium encodes:
- the tssK gene encoding type VI secretion system baseplate subunit TssK, translating to MSDRQRVAWAEGMFLRPQHFQQQTRYQEFFAHQRALAGEPHFWGFRRLEIDEAALAVGKLALRAAEGVLPDGTPFSLPQHAELPPAISFEEGAVGQLIHLALPLAREGAENVLFEETPASLARYRVRDALLRDENSFAGEPAEVQLAEPRLRLVDARGLDDGWLGLGVARVLECRSDRLLVLDRDYIPPVLRLDAHALVMGFLREVEGLVEQRADALAGRLQQPGRGGISEVGEFLLLQLLNRAESSFRHLESSPGLHPERLYAELVGLAGEICTFVEAGRRPLADWPPYRHDALRESLFPLLVHLRRALSSVLEQNAIQIDLQLRNYGVRIGQVNDRELLKSAQFVLAVHAAAPPDVLRAHFPNQVKIGPAERIRDLVNLQLPGVGLRLLPVAPRQIPYHAGFHYFEMDTSVELWKQLQGNGALALHVAGEFPDLELQCWAIRRT from the coding sequence ATGTCTGATCGTCAGCGCGTGGCCTGGGCCGAGGGCATGTTTCTGCGGCCCCAGCACTTCCAGCAGCAGACCCGCTACCAGGAGTTCTTCGCGCACCAGCGCGCACTGGCCGGTGAGCCGCACTTCTGGGGCTTTCGCCGGCTGGAGATCGACGAGGCCGCGCTGGCGGTGGGAAAGCTGGCGCTGCGCGCGGCCGAGGGCGTGTTGCCCGACGGCACGCCGTTCTCGCTGCCGCAGCACGCCGAGCTGCCGCCTGCGATCAGCTTCGAAGAAGGCGCGGTGGGCCAGCTCATCCACCTCGCTCTGCCGTTGGCGCGCGAGGGCGCCGAGAACGTGCTGTTCGAAGAGACGCCGGCATCGCTGGCGCGCTACCGGGTGCGCGACGCCCTGCTGCGCGACGAGAACAGCTTCGCCGGTGAACCCGCCGAAGTGCAGCTGGCGGAACCACGCTTGCGCCTGGTCGATGCGCGTGGCCTCGACGATGGCTGGCTGGGCTTGGGTGTGGCGCGGGTGCTCGAATGCCGCAGCGACCGCCTGCTGGTGCTGGATCGCGACTACATCCCGCCGGTGCTGAGACTCGATGCGCATGCGCTGGTCATGGGTTTTCTGCGCGAGGTCGAGGGCCTGGTCGAACAGCGCGCCGATGCGCTGGCCGGACGCCTGCAGCAGCCGGGTCGCGGCGGCATTTCCGAAGTCGGCGAGTTCTTGCTGCTGCAGCTGCTGAATCGCGCGGAGTCGAGCTTCCGACATCTCGAAAGCAGCCCCGGCCTGCATCCCGAGCGCCTCTACGCGGAGCTGGTCGGGCTGGCTGGCGAGATCTGCACCTTTGTTGAAGCCGGTCGACGGCCGCTGGCCGATTGGCCGCCCTATCGGCACGACGCGCTGCGCGAGTCGCTTTTTCCGCTGCTGGTGCACCTGCGTCGCGCGCTGTCCTCGGTGCTGGAGCAGAACGCCATCCAGATCGATCTGCAGCTGCGCAACTACGGCGTGCGCATCGGTCAGGTCAACGACCGCGAGCTGCTGAAGTCCGCGCAGTTCGTGCTGGCCGTGCATGCGGCAGCGCCGCCCGATGTGTTGCGCGCGCATTTCCCGAACCAGGTCAAGATCGGCCCGGCCGAGCGCATTCGCGATCTCGTCAACTTGCAGCTGCCGGGCGTGGGCTTGCGCCTGTTGCCGGTCGCGCCGCGTCAGATCCCGTACCACGCGGGCTTCCATTACTTCGAGATGGACACCAGCGTCGAGCTTTGGAAGCAGCTGCAGGGCAACGGTGCGCTGGCCCTGCATGTGGCGGGCGAGTTTCCTGATCTTGAACTGCAGTGCTGGGCCATTCGCCGTACATGA